In Brevibacillus brevis, a genomic segment contains:
- a CDS encoding DUF1697 domain-containing protein: MANSKTVYIALLRGINVGGKNKIKMAELRSALENIGLFRVKTYIQSGNVLFVSEDDEDTLRKRMEEEIASSFGITLTVVLRTAEELQRIVENCPFSDELIEEAAASAVGESLYVALLPEAPPPSGVDKLAAAENGNDLYEIAGRDVYLLFRQSVRDAKLSANLAKLGVPATVRNWNTMSKLAAMTREMEA; encoded by the coding sequence GTGGCGAATAGCAAAACCGTTTACATTGCGCTGCTTCGCGGAATCAACGTGGGCGGCAAAAACAAGATCAAGATGGCCGAGCTCAGGTCGGCGCTTGAAAACATCGGGCTTTTCCGGGTAAAAACGTACATCCAGAGCGGCAACGTCCTCTTTGTATCGGAAGACGACGAAGATACGCTGCGCAAGCGGATGGAGGAAGAGATTGCATCCTCGTTTGGCATCACTCTCACCGTCGTGTTGCGGACGGCCGAGGAGCTGCAGCGGATCGTCGAGAATTGCCCTTTCTCGGACGAGCTCATCGAAGAAGCGGCTGCCTCCGCTGTGGGCGAAAGCCTCTACGTTGCGCTGCTGCCAGAAGCCCCGCCGCCATCCGGTGTAGACAAGCTGGCAGCCGCCGAAAACGGAAACGACCTGTACGAGATCGCGGGACGCGATGTGTATCTGCTGTTCCGCCAGAGCGTGCGGGATGCCAAGCTGTCCGCCAACCTGGCAAAGCTCGGCGTGCCCGCTACCGTGCGGAACTGGAATACGATGAGCAAGCTCGCGGCCATGACCCGCGAGATGGAGGCGTAA
- a CDS encoding ASCH domain-containing protein: protein MQTERNNTNDLPPKTCTIDRLITLPADIEKVLAGQKTATRRNGRYADVGEIMNLGGYEFVVEKVYRQSLGELTDADAQREGYANVEEYKKAILSMHPGMPWLPHMQVWVHEFAPAANREL, encoded by the coding sequence ATGCAAACGGAAAGAAACAACACCAATGATTTGCCGCCCAAAACCTGTACCATCGATCGGCTGATCACCCTGCCGGCCGACATCGAAAAAGTCCTGGCCGGACAAAAAACCGCCACCAGAAGAAACGGACGCTATGCGGACGTCGGGGAAATCATGAACCTGGGCGGGTACGAATTCGTGGTGGAAAAGGTGTACCGGCAGTCGCTAGGAGAACTGACGGACGCGGATGCCCAGCGAGAGGGATACGCCAATGTGGAGGAATACAAAAAGGCTATTCTCTCCATGCATCCAGGGATGCCATGGCTGCCCCACATGCAGGTCTGGGTCCATGAATTTGCCCCGGCTGCGAATCGTGAGTTGTGA
- a CDS encoding LLM class flavin-dependent oxidoreductase, with protein MEIGLSTFVETTPDVKTGEVISHAQRLREVVEEIVLADQVGLDVFGVGEHHRKDYAASSPAVVLAAAATQTKRIRLTSAVTVLSSADPVRVFQDFATLDAVSNGRAEIMAGRGSFIESFPLFGYDLNDYDELFDEKLELLLKICKSEKVTWSGKHRPAIHNLGVYPRPVQDPLPVWIGSGGTPQSAIRAGLLGLPLVLAIIGGRPVQFAAIVELYKRAAAQAGHDPAKLRVASHSHGFVAADTQTAADQFFPSTQQAMNVLGRERGWGHYDRASFDAARSFEGALYVGDPETVAQKIIHLRKQVGVTRFMLHVPVGSMPHEQVMKAIELLGTEVAPRVREEIASWEASQK; from the coding sequence GTGGAAATAGGTCTTAGCACATTCGTAGAAACAACGCCCGACGTAAAGACAGGGGAAGTGATCAGCCATGCCCAGCGTTTGCGCGAGGTGGTCGAGGAGATTGTCCTGGCCGATCAGGTCGGGTTGGATGTCTTTGGAGTAGGCGAGCACCATCGAAAGGATTATGCGGCTTCATCACCGGCGGTCGTACTTGCCGCCGCTGCCACCCAGACGAAACGGATCCGGCTGACGAGCGCGGTCACGGTGCTTTCTTCCGCCGACCCGGTGCGCGTCTTCCAGGATTTCGCGACGCTGGATGCGGTATCAAACGGACGGGCGGAAATCATGGCGGGCCGTGGCTCGTTTATCGAGTCGTTTCCGCTGTTCGGCTATGATTTGAACGACTACGACGAGCTGTTCGACGAGAAGCTGGAGCTGCTGCTGAAAATCTGCAAGTCGGAGAAAGTGACCTGGAGCGGCAAGCATCGGCCGGCCATTCACAATCTGGGGGTATATCCGCGTCCGGTGCAAGATCCTTTGCCCGTATGGATCGGCAGCGGGGGAACACCGCAATCGGCTATCCGGGCAGGGCTTTTGGGGCTTCCGCTCGTACTCGCGATCATCGGCGGAAGGCCGGTCCAGTTCGCAGCAATCGTCGAGCTCTACAAGAGAGCGGCGGCGCAGGCAGGGCACGACCCGGCAAAGCTGCGGGTCGCTTCGCATTCGCACGGCTTCGTCGCGGCGGATACGCAGACTGCGGCGGATCAATTTTTCCCTTCCACCCAGCAAGCGATGAACGTGCTGGGCCGTGAGCGCGGCTGGGGCCATTACGATCGGGCGAGCTTCGATGCCGCACGCAGCTTTGAAGGAGCGCTGTACGTCGGCGATCCGGAGACGGTCGCCCAGAAAATCATCCACCTGCGCAAACAGGTAGGCGTCACGCGATTTATGCTCCACGTACCAGTCGGGTCTATGCCTCATGAGCAAGTGATGAAGGCGATTGAACTGCTGGGCACAGAAGTGGCGCCGCGTGTGCGTGAGGAAATCGCCAGCTGGGAAGCTTCCCAGAAGTAA